In one window of Numenius arquata unplaced genomic scaffold, bNumArq3.hap1.1 HAP1_SCAFFOLD_126, whole genome shotgun sequence DNA:
- the LOC141478917 gene encoding charged multivesicular body protein 2a, which yields MDLLFGRRKTPEELLRQNQRALTRAMRELDRERQKLEAQEKKIIVDIKKMAKQGQMDAVKIMAKDLVRTRRYVKKFITMRANVQAVSLKIQTLKSNNSMAQAMKGVTKAMATMNRQLKLPQIQKIMMEFEKQAEIMDMKEELMNDAIDDAMGDEDDEEESDAVVSQVLDELGLNLTDELATLPPPGGSLAAGEGRAAEAAAALADADADLEERLKNLRRD from the exons ATGGACCTGCTGTTCGGGCGGCGGAAGACGCCGGAGGAGCTGCTGCGGCAGAACCAGCGGGCGCTGACCCGCGCCATGCGGGAGCTGGACCGTGAGCGCCAGAAGCTGGAGGCCCAGGAGAAGAAGATCATCGTCGACATCAAGAAGATGGCCAAGCAGGGACAGATG GACGCGGTGAAGATCATGGCGAAGGACCTGGTGCGGACACGGCGCTACGTGAAGAAGTTCATCACCATGAGGGCCAACGTCCAGGCTGTGTCCCTCAAGATCCAGACCCTCAAGTCCAACAACTCCATGGCCCAGGCCATGAAGGGCGTCACCAAGGCCATGGCCACCATGAACCGGCAG CTGAAGCTACCCCAGATCCAGAAGATCATGATGGAGTTTGAGAAGCAGGCGGAGATCATGGACATGAAAGAGGAGCTGATGAACGACGCCATCGATGACGCCATGGGGGACGAGGACGATGAAGAGGAGAG tgATGCGGTGGTGTCACAAGTGCTGGACGAGCTGGGGCTGAACCTCACCGACGAACTGGCca ccctgccccccccgggggggtctctggcggcgggggaggggcggGCGGCCGAGGCCGCGGCTGCTTTGGCCGACGCCGACGCCGACCTGGAGGAACGGCTGAAGAACCTGCGCCGGGACTGA
- the LOC141478911 gene encoding natterin-4-like: protein MATGKLFLFLAAALLFLEGRSSGAAGMLVVGEVGKRPPPPAPNWSFLRRKRDQETSSYLKWVAFKGHLPTDAVSNWNSYAKRLEYVCSTAMLGCNTGAYVPTRGPFCFFPFREQEMRTDDFQVLVNAGDFEALDWVDESFGSVPENAVEGCPSIDVFVGRNRYGLGKVVKGQRALFVVVDREEVWYKWYQVLVVKKGPANVTISDVRYNMSGAVEHQEDVTLMKTTVRNEGCQGVWKSVTLEEATEMEYDWEMDQRVFTTIHGCLEAPLLVFNEMGWEVTNVTSIPWVGGASTGKYVDHTHVVEKEVQARTACTVSLEGRRLDVRVPFTAQLTRDFGDARPHHVAVTGWAHSQAVVGVRATVKECWPLTDIPPCQG from the exons ATGGCGACAGGCAAG ctcttcctcttcctcgccgccgccctcctcttcctcgagGGACGAAGTAGTGGAGCTGCTGGAATGTTGGTAGTGGGAGAGGTGGGAAAGAGACCTCCCCCCCCAG cccccaactGGAGCTTTCTCCGGAGGAAGAGGGACCAGGAGACATCTTCCTACCTGAAGTGGGTGGCTTTCAAAGGCCACCTGCCCACTGATGCTGTCTCCAACTGGAACAGCTACGCCAAGAGGTTGGAGTATGTCTGCTCCACGGCGATGTTGGGTTGCAACACGGGTGCCTACGTCCCCACCCGCGGTCCCTTCTGCTTCTTCCCCTTCCGAGAACAGGAGATGCGCACTGACGACTTCCAGGTGTTGGTCAACGCAGGAGACTTCGAGGCGCTGGATTGGGTGGATGAATCCTTTGGCAGTGTGCCTGAAAATGCCGTGGAGGGTTGTCCCTCCATCGACGTCTTTGTTGGGAGGAACCGCTATGGCTTGGGGAAGGTGGTCAAAGGGCAGAGGGCCCTCTTCGTGGTGGTGGACAGGGAGGAGGTTTGGTACAAATGGTACCAAGTCTTGGTGGTCAAGAAGGGCCCGGCCAATGTCACCATCTCCGACGTCCGCTACAACATGAGTGGGGCAGTGGAGCACCAGGAGGATGTCACCCTGATGAAGACCACGGTGAGGAATGAAGGCTGCCAAGGGGTGTGGAAAAGCGTCACCTTGGAGGAGGCCACTGAGATGGAGTATGACTGGGAGATGGACCAGAGGGTCTTCACCACCATCCACGGGTGCTTGGAAGCCCCTCTCTTGGTCTTCAATGAAATGGGCTGGGAGGTCACCAATGTCACCAGCATCCCCTGGGTGGGCGGGGCCAGCACAGGCAAGTATGTTGACCATACCCATGTGGTGGAGAAGGAGGTCCAGGCCCGGACGGCGTGCACGGTGTCCCTGGAGGGACGTCGCTTGGATGTCCGCGTCCCCTTCACCGCGCAGCTCACCCGGGATTTTGGTGATGCTCGTCCCCACCACGTGGCCGTGACGGGGTGGGCTCACAGCCAGGCGGTGGTGGGGGTCCGGGCCACTGTCAAGGAGTGCTGGCCCCTCACCGACATCCCACCATGCCAGGGGTAG